The Budorcas taxicolor isolate Tak-1 chromosome 18, Takin1.1, whole genome shotgun sequence genome window below encodes:
- the IRX3 gene encoding iroquois-class homeodomain protein IRX-3 has protein sequence MSFPQLGYQYIRPLYPPERPGAAAGGGSAGARGGPGAGASELAASGSLSNVLSSVYGAPYAAAAAAAAAAQGYGAFLPYAAELPIFPQLGTQYELKDSPGVQHAAAATAFPHPHPAFYPYGQYQFGDPSRPKNATRESTSTLKAWLNEHRKNPYPTKGEKIMLAIITKMTLTQVSTWFANARRRLKKENKMTWAPRSRTDEEGNAYGSEREEEDEEDDEEDGKRELELEEEELGGEEEDTGGEGLADDDEDEEIDLENLDGAVAGPELALTGASHRDGDLRLEPISDSKNSDSDDSSEGLEERPLPVLSLAPVPPPVATAPPSPPSPPAGLDPCAPAPAPASALQKPKIWSLAETATSPDNPRRSPQGAGGSPPGAAVAPSALQLSPAAAAAAAHRLVSAPLGKFPAWTNRPFPGPPPGPRPHPLSLLGSGPPHLLGLPGAAGHPAAAAAAAFARPAEPEGGTGDCGAQDSGGGDRCSALEVEKKLLKTAFQPVPRRPQNHLDAALVLSALSSS, from the exons ATGTCCTTCCCCCAGCTCGGATACCAGTACATCCGCCCGCTCTACCCACCCGAGCGCCCGGGGGCCGCCGCCGGCGGTGGCAGCGCTGGGGCCCGGGGCGGCCCGGGAGCCGGCGCCTCGGAGCTGGCTGCCTCGGGGTCCCTGTCCAACGTGCTCTCGTCCGTGTACGGGGCGCCCTACGCCGCGGCGGCAGCCGCAGCCGCAGCCGCCCAAGGCTACGGCGCCTTCCTGCCCTACGCCGCCGAGCTGCCCATCTTCCCTCAGCTG GGCACGCAGTACGAGCTGAAGGACAGCCCCGGGGTGCAGCATGCGGCCGCGGCCACCGCGTTTCCGCACCCGCACCCCGCCTTCTACCCTTACGGCCAGTACCAGTTCGGGGACCCATCCCGGCCCAAGAACGCCACCCGAGAGAGCACGAGCACGCTCAAGGCCTGGCTCAACGAGCACCGCAAGAACCCCTACCCCACCAAGGGCGAGAAGATCATGCTGGCCATCATCACCAAGATGACCCTCACCCAGGTGTCCACCTGGTTCGCCAACGCGCGCCGGCGCCTCAAGAAGGAGAACAAGATGACCTGGGCGCCGCGTAGCCGCACCGACGAGGAGGGCAACGCTTATGGGAGCGAGCGCGAGGAGGAAGACGAGGAGGACGATGAAGAAGACGGCAAGCGcgagctggagctggaggaggaggagctcgggggggaggaggaggacacCGGGGGCGAGGGCCTGGCGGACGACGATGAAGACGAGGAGATCGATTTGGAGAACTTAGACGGCGCGGTCGCGGGACCCGAGCTGGCCCTGACAGGGGCGTCGCACAGGGACGGCGACCTCCGCCTGGAACCCATCTCAGACTCCAAGAATAGCGACTCGGACGACAGCTCCGAGGGCTTGGAGGAGCGTCCGCTGCCCGTCCTGAGTCTGGCCCCAGTGCCACCGCCCGTGGCCACCGCTCCGCCATCTCCGCCCTCGCCCCCAGCGGGCCTGGACCCCTGCGCTCCTGCACCGGCGCCCGCCTCGGCCCTGCAAAAACCCAAGATCTGGTCCCTGGCCGAGACGGCCACAAGCCCGGACAACCCTCGCCGCTCGCCTCAGGGCGCGGGGGGTTCTCCCCCCGGGGCAGCGGTCGCGCCCTCGGCCCTGCAGCTCtctccggccgccgccgccgccgcggctcaCAGACTCGTCTCGGCGCCGCTGGGCAAGTTCCCCGCTTGGACCAACCGGCCGTTCCCAGGCCCGCCGCCTGGCCCACGTCCGCACCCGCTCTCCCTGCTGGGCTCAGGCCCGCCACACCTGCTGGGACTTCCCGGAGCCGCGGGCcacccggccgccgccgccgccgctgccttCGCTCGGCCGGCGGAGCCCGAGGGCGGAACAGGTGACTGCGGCGCGCAGGATTCGGGGGGAGGGG ATCGCTGTAGTGCCTTGGAAGTGGAGAAAAAGTTACTCAAGACAGCTTTCCAGCCGGTGCCCAGGCG GCCCCAGAACCACCTGGATGCCGCTCTGGTCTTATCGGCTCTCTCCTCAtcctag